One window of Candidatus Hydrogenedentota bacterium genomic DNA carries:
- a CDS encoding DUF58 domain-containing protein, translated as MIPAEVMQQIQRMHIRTRRVVNELLAGQYESVFKGQGMVFKEVREYVPGDDVRSIDWNVTARTGQPHIKVMTEEREQTVMLVVDGSASGRFGSRSRLKSELCAELCAVLAYSAIKNNDKVGLLIFTEEVELFVRPAKGRKHVLRVIRELLCFEPRGTGTNLAGALDHLNQVVARHAIVFIVSDFMAAQYEPALRITRRKHDTIAVAVDDPREFILPNVGVISVRDCETGVEAVVDTGSRNLREAYEEDGERRRGHRASVLKRTRVDLIEVRTDTGYIDALHRFFRMRERRLLA; from the coding sequence ATGATACCCGCCGAAGTCATGCAGCAGATACAGCGGATGCACATTCGCACGCGCCGCGTCGTGAATGAACTGCTGGCCGGTCAGTATGAAAGCGTCTTCAAGGGGCAGGGGATGGTCTTTAAGGAAGTCCGCGAGTATGTCCCCGGCGACGATGTGCGGTCCATCGACTGGAACGTGACGGCGCGCACGGGGCAACCCCATATCAAGGTGATGACGGAAGAGCGGGAGCAGACGGTGATGCTGGTGGTGGACGGCAGCGCGTCGGGGCGCTTTGGCAGCCGTTCGCGCCTCAAGAGCGAGTTGTGCGCGGAGCTGTGCGCGGTCCTGGCCTATTCGGCGATTAAGAACAACGACAAGGTGGGCCTGTTGATATTCACGGAAGAGGTGGAGCTATTCGTGCGCCCGGCCAAGGGCCGCAAGCATGTGCTTCGCGTTATTCGCGAGTTGCTGTGTTTCGAGCCCCGGGGGACGGGCACCAATCTGGCCGGGGCGCTGGACCACCTCAATCAGGTGGTGGCGCGCCATGCGATCGTGTTTATCGTGTCCGATTTCATGGCGGCGCAGTACGAGCCCGCGCTGCGTATCACCCGGCGCAAGCATGACACCATTGCCGTGGCGGTGGACGATCCTCGGGAGTTTATTCTTCCGAATGTGGGCGTGATTTCGGTACGGGATTGCGAGACCGGCGTGGAGGCGGTGGTGGATACGGGCAGCCGCAATCTTCGGGAGGCCTATGAGGAGGACGGCGAACGGCGGAGAGGTCACCGGGCTTCGGTGCTCAAACGTACCCGTGTGGATTTGATCGAGGTGCGGACGGACACGGGCTATATCGACGCACTGCACCGCTTTTTCAGGATGCGCGAGCGGCGGCTGCTGGCGTGA
- a CDS encoding VWA domain-containing protein: protein MADWFSFHTLRQPDWLWLAPLALALLVAEWGAKAPSSLRMSTGARLAWMVKERRSLLRFLPPLLRCGGLCVLLVALAGPLNGFRQRSEHADVIDIMLCVDVSSSMASSDFMIGTTPANRLDITRIAVANFIESRRLAPSDRFGVDRLGLILYAGIAWTACPLTLDYDILTHEVARVEPASDRDASKSGTAIGSAIGLAARRLSQSEAKSKVIVLLTDGVNNRFQLDPMTAAQIAGQYKIKIYTLGVGPVEDAQRMGNVTAQARSQGNLVDEATLRNIASATGGAYFRATDLVSLEQAYKEINQLEPTEIEAGDLYEYEEAHMPWVLLGACLLGTAVFSRRIWFEVLP from the coding sequence ATGGCGGACTGGTTTTCCTTTCACACCTTGCGGCAACCCGACTGGCTCTGGCTGGCTCCCCTGGCGCTGGCGTTGCTGGTGGCGGAGTGGGGCGCGAAGGCCCCGTCATCGCTGCGCATGTCCACCGGCGCACGGCTGGCTTGGATGGTCAAGGAGCGCCGTTCGCTTCTGCGTTTCCTTCCGCCCCTGCTTCGATGTGGCGGGTTGTGCGTGCTTCTGGTGGCGCTGGCGGGTCCCCTGAACGGTTTCCGGCAGCGTTCCGAGCACGCGGACGTGATCGATATCATGCTCTGCGTGGACGTGTCCAGCAGTATGGCCAGTTCCGACTTCATGATCGGCACGACCCCGGCCAACCGCCTCGATATCACCAGGATCGCGGTAGCCAATTTCATCGAAAGCCGACGCCTCGCCCCGTCAGACCGCTTTGGCGTGGACCGTTTGGGACTTATTCTTTATGCGGGTATCGCCTGGACCGCGTGTCCCCTGACCCTGGACTACGATATCCTGACCCACGAGGTTGCCCGGGTGGAACCCGCTTCGGATCGCGATGCGAGCAAGAGCGGCACCGCCATCGGATCGGCGATTGGCCTGGCGGCGCGTCGTCTCAGTCAGAGCGAGGCCAAGTCCAAGGTGATTGTGCTGCTGACGGACGGGGTGAACAACCGATTTCAACTGGACCCCATGACGGCGGCGCAGATTGCCGGCCAGTACAAGATCAAGATCTATACGCTCGGGGTTGGTCCGGTGGAGGACGCGCAGCGCATGGGCAACGTGACCGCGCAGGCCCGGAGTCAGGGAAATCTGGTGGATGAAGCGACCTTGCGCAACATCGCCTCGGCCACCGGCGGCGCGTACTTTCGCGCGACGGACCTTGTTTCGTTGGAGCAGGCTTACAAGGAGATCAATCAACTCGAACCGACCGAGATCGAAGCGGGCGACCTGTACGAGTACGAGGAAGCGCACATGCCCTGGGTTCTCCTTGGCGCGTGTCTGCTGGGAACGGCGGTCTTCTCGCGGCGGATCTGGTTTGAGGTGCTGCCATGA
- a CDS encoding VWA domain-containing protein: MNATTLSPGALALVIALGMALLAALWWTLAWLENRRGDRLAQFAEHALLERLATGHVPGLRRPLNLLVIAGAACLLLAIAQPRWGGSDAGTRRGSREILVLLDTSESMNAVNPAPSRLARAQSKITALLEACSGDRFGLIAFSGAAVLQCPFTRDHAYFKTVLQSVNTDTLTEEGTDIASALEEAEDLFNDERGRGSGAARDDRMILLISDGESSQNEAVAVAGRLASFSRIAVLGIGDPGGAEVVLPQWMARAQSAPVREVTHWSALNEDALSSIALAGGGFYVRSTLSGDDLDVILGEMAALEGIVGSEAGRPREVNRYRWPLAFALFFFAAEGFWLVWMPRAVRRAAKAKSSGETVHALV, encoded by the coding sequence ATGAACGCAACCACCCTTAGCCCCGGTGCGCTTGCGCTGGTAATTGCCTTGGGCATGGCTCTTCTCGCCGCGCTCTGGTGGACCCTGGCCTGGCTCGAGAATCGCCGCGGCGACCGGCTGGCCCAATTCGCGGAGCATGCGCTGCTGGAGCGTCTCGCAACGGGCCATGTCCCAGGATTGCGCAGGCCGCTGAATCTGTTGGTGATCGCCGGCGCCGCCTGCCTGTTGCTTGCCATCGCTCAGCCGCGCTGGGGCGGAAGTGATGCTGGAACGCGACGGGGCAGCCGGGAGATCCTGGTGCTGCTGGACACGTCCGAGAGCATGAACGCGGTAAATCCCGCACCGAGCCGTCTGGCCCGGGCCCAGTCCAAGATCACCGCGCTCCTGGAGGCCTGTTCCGGCGATCGATTCGGACTGATCGCATTTTCCGGTGCGGCCGTGCTCCAGTGCCCCTTTACGCGCGACCACGCCTATTTCAAGACCGTTCTCCAGTCGGTGAACACCGATACGCTCACGGAGGAAGGTACCGATATCGCCTCCGCACTGGAGGAGGCCGAAGACCTTTTCAACGACGAGCGGGGCCGGGGCAGCGGCGCGGCGCGGGATGATCGCATGATACTTCTCATCAGCGATGGCGAGTCGTCGCAGAACGAGGCCGTCGCGGTGGCGGGGCGCCTGGCGTCCTTCAGCCGGATCGCCGTATTGGGGATCGGCGATCCCGGCGGTGCGGAAGTGGTGCTGCCCCAATGGATGGCGCGGGCCCAGTCGGCGCCGGTGCGCGAAGTTACCCACTGGTCCGCGTTAAACGAAGACGCGCTGAGTTCCATCGCGCTGGCGGGCGGCGGGTTCTATGTGCGCAGCACGCTGAGCGGCGATGATCTGGACGTGATACTGGGGGAGATGGCCGCCCTCGAGGGCATTGTGGGGTCGGAGGCTGGGCGTCCCCGGGAAGTGAACCGCTATCGCTGGCCCCTGGCGTTTGCGTTGTTCTTTTTCGCCGCCGAGGGTTTCTGGCTTGTCTGGATGCCGCGCGCAGTCCGACGCGCCGCGAAGGCGAAATCCAGCGGGGAGACCGTGCATGCGCTGGTGTAG
- a CDS encoding BatD family protein has protein sequence MNLVRWIGITALWFVAFPAPADTPQAARSTPATLEQAVQITSSIDRGEVYLGEALNLTLEYRELSVRGLRVQQLYRSGNIELPSMEGFYAGSLVTEKDNIVIDGALYAVTRHRQRIYPAVAGELQIGPWRWQGTVRGHTATGNPSMELDLHTPAITVRVQPLPAPPSTFRGAVGEFTIAQALPVSELIQGVPVTLVLTVAGSGNPGTLEAPVVPEAPWFSVEDQREERAPTPESPTGQFSKQFSYSLMPLKAGSFNVPAVSLTYFSPATRQYKSIRTAPVSVSVKASGPAESLVVVGGRADGTGAPALMENGRFALADEAFDLTIIQDSPGLWIVLVSLPPIVWLCLMLKEGRWRRARVWRWSRHRRGHLSAQFQALAAHPEPVEALNGLLNGALHRGLAAGHAGRALGEVRSDLEDLLAPGDVTTIVRAIEACRDHRYGKEALALEDLERVIEGLAEALEALQDASRETGAKP, from the coding sequence GTGAATCTGGTCCGATGGATAGGCATCACCGCACTTTGGTTCGTTGCTTTTCCGGCACCGGCGGATACCCCGCAGGCCGCCCGGTCGACTCCCGCGACCCTGGAACAGGCGGTTCAGATTACCAGTAGCATTGATCGGGGCGAGGTCTACCTTGGCGAAGCCCTCAACCTGACCCTTGAATACCGGGAACTGAGCGTGCGCGGTCTCAGGGTTCAGCAATTGTACCGCAGCGGCAACATCGAGCTGCCCTCCATGGAGGGCTTTTATGCCGGCTCACTTGTGACCGAGAAAGACAATATCGTGATCGATGGCGCGCTCTACGCCGTGACGCGTCACCGCCAGCGAATCTATCCCGCGGTCGCCGGCGAACTTCAGATCGGGCCTTGGCGGTGGCAGGGGACGGTACGGGGTCATACGGCGACGGGCAATCCTTCCATGGAGCTCGACCTGCATACGCCCGCGATCACGGTTCGTGTGCAGCCACTGCCGGCTCCTCCCTCGACGTTTCGCGGGGCGGTGGGCGAGTTCACCATCGCGCAGGCCCTGCCCGTATCCGAATTGATCCAGGGTGTACCAGTGACGCTGGTGCTGACTGTGGCGGGTTCGGGCAACCCGGGAACCCTTGAGGCGCCCGTGGTCCCCGAGGCCCCGTGGTTCTCCGTCGAGGACCAAAGGGAAGAACGCGCACCCACGCCCGAGTCGCCCACCGGGCAGTTTTCCAAGCAATTCAGCTATTCCCTGATGCCTCTCAAGGCCGGCAGTTTCAATGTGCCCGCTGTATCACTCACGTACTTCTCACCGGCGACCCGGCAGTACAAGAGCATCCGCACGGCACCCGTTTCGGTGAGCGTGAAGGCATCAGGTCCCGCGGAGTCGCTCGTGGTTGTCGGCGGCCGTGCCGACGGAACCGGCGCACCGGCGTTGATGGAAAACGGTCGCTTCGCCCTGGCGGACGAAGCCTTTGATTTGACGATCATACAAGACTCCCCAGGGCTCTGGATCGTGCTGGTTTCTCTGCCTCCCATCGTGTGGCTGTGCCTGATGCTGAAAGAAGGGCGGTGGAGGCGGGCCAGGGTGTGGCGCTGGTCCCGCCACCGCCGGGGGCATCTTTCCGCCCAGTTCCAGGCCCTGGCGGCCCATCCGGAGCCGGTGGAGGCGCTGAATGGGCTCTTGAACGGCGCGCTACATCGGGGGCTGGCGGCCGGACACGCGGGGCGGGCCCTCGGGGAAGTCCGCAGCGACCTGGAGGACCTGCTTGCGCCGGGGGACGTCACCACCATCGTCCGGGCGATCGAGGCCTGCCGTGACCATCGCTATGGCAAAGAAGCCCTGGCGCTTGAGGATCTTGAACGGGTGATCGAGGGATTGGCGGAAGCACTGGAGGCCCTGCAGGACGCGTCGCGTGAAACGGGGGCAAAGCCATGA
- a CDS encoding tetratricopeptide repeat protein: MTMLCVVLLSFGADAYEDFRARGDAAYMGGDFATAISAYETLADSGVGNPELYFNLGNAYYHGGDLGRAVLNYERAASLGPEFSPARRNLERVIQETANKRSRPDGFSLAGLGPSRLPGLSQAALRKGLLAIWWLMWSILIVRTRKSSTSRTASAAFWIVTTLCVAGWAIPGPPIQSAVVVSEEAPMRYGPDASDAVRATLAAGDRVLIDQVYGSWARVEIASGERGWLDRGALALAGPPFSRSETEREQPPQ, encoded by the coding sequence ATGACGATGCTGTGTGTGGTGCTGCTATCCTTTGGCGCCGACGCCTACGAAGATTTTCGGGCGCGGGGCGACGCGGCCTACATGGGGGGAGATTTCGCCACCGCGATCTCGGCCTACGAGACCCTGGCCGATTCGGGCGTCGGCAACCCGGAGCTCTATTTCAATCTGGGCAATGCCTATTACCATGGGGGCGATCTTGGCAGGGCCGTGCTGAATTACGAGCGGGCAGCGAGCCTCGGCCCCGAGTTTTCGCCCGCCCGCCGAAATCTCGAGCGGGTCATACAGGAGACGGCAAACAAGCGTTCGCGCCCCGACGGCTTTTCACTGGCGGGGCTTGGCCCTTCGCGTCTGCCGGGTCTGTCGCAGGCCGCGCTGCGCAAGGGTCTTCTGGCAATCTGGTGGTTGATGTGGAGTATACTTATCGTTAGAACTCGAAAATCATCCACATCCCGCACCGCGTCCGCCGCGTTCTGGATTGTTACCACCCTCTGCGTGGCGGGTTGGGCCATTCCTGGCCCACCGATCCAGTCCGCCGTGGTCGTCTCGGAGGAAGCCCCCATGCGCTATGGTCCCGATGCGTCCGACGCGGTACGCGCCACACTGGCGGCGGGGGACCGGGTGCTGATCGATCAAGTGTATGGCTCCTGGGCGCGGGTAGAAATCGCCTCGGGCGAACGCGGCTGGCTGGACCGGGGCGCGCTGGCCCTGGCCGGTCCGCCCTTTTCCAGGTCGGAAACGGAGAGAGAGCAACCACCTCAGTGA
- the glnD gene encoding [protein-PII] uridylyltransferase has product MNFTSALSFSELVRAAEHDPAAYHAVDKRARLRTIQTHYRDEFERIRGQHREGASGRNIITQLTALADFLVRGIVRFGLSEVKGGDKLRGRIAVCALGGYGRGELNPRSDIDLCLIYAGRLDKSVQQLNEYLVPMFWDVGFKMGYVMQEVGDAVNLAGSDLEVLTSYMHARLLFGDPGLFAKLEKGVLKVQERQKSELLAHLRKRVRRAGRGTGAPDLYDPEPDIKDNVGGLRDFHVATWIIRLDRGALTLDDLEKLGELMPEDNLHFQEGLDFIWRIRNELHFHSGKADNKLNFDLQKHVAKAFGYGESRQAIDRFMQDYYTAARSLRQLLQIVVGITVVAPPESGKASSERGHLDVVGDELVMRGKDHRWFAENPPRLMEAIWECGRHRVPLAHATREMVKKNLHLVGDAFRESDLVRRFFVALCSRPIQAGMALRQASETGLLGAYIPEFKDVDGVIRYEDFHSYPVDEHTLRAVEALAAIPEMTGPVGRLLQVTLEHMREPHVLVLAVLFHDLGKAGGEEHVEEGARIARSICARMGLSEEDTERIVFLVEHHMVMNHIAMYRDIDDLDIISSFAQTMRTADRMRALFVLSYADLSAVGPNVWTEWKGALLAKLYLKTEQILLGRAQVGDDYWTMPKARAVEAGAPEAMKGAVTSHLRQLGERYFIAFSPEQIVEHMLCIEEARSAGLAVRWFTHEETGTSEVVVCTQNCHGLFANIAGCFASQLIDVQRALVFTGPDGYVVDSFTVIDATNRRPLTERQIQAFREVLKSVLLDGVSVQDFVAKSRNRLFALHQSRVPVKTRIRFDNAASRSDTVVDIETGDRTGLLYDIARVFAANGVDFVSSHVVTDARQVRDSFYVRLGEAKIEDSAVQAVVRSELEAVIRPLAVSDV; this is encoded by the coding sequence GTGAATTTTACATCGGCATTATCATTTTCCGAGCTCGTCCGCGCGGCCGAGCACGATCCCGCCGCCTATCACGCCGTCGACAAGCGCGCGCGTCTGCGTACGATTCAGACCCATTACCGGGACGAGTTCGAGCGAATCCGCGGGCAGCATCGCGAGGGGGCCTCCGGCCGGAACATCATCACCCAGTTGACGGCGCTGGCCGACTTTCTGGTGCGCGGTATCGTGCGCTTTGGCCTGAGCGAAGTGAAGGGGGGGGACAAGCTTCGGGGTCGCATCGCCGTGTGCGCGCTGGGCGGTTATGGCCGGGGCGAGTTGAATCCCCGTTCCGATATTGACCTGTGCCTGATTTACGCGGGGCGTCTGGATAAGTCGGTGCAGCAGTTAAACGAGTATCTCGTGCCCATGTTCTGGGATGTTGGCTTCAAGATGGGCTACGTGATGCAGGAAGTGGGCGACGCGGTCAACCTGGCGGGATCCGATCTGGAGGTGCTCACGAGCTACATGCACGCGCGCTTGCTCTTTGGCGATCCGGGGCTATTCGCCAAGCTGGAGAAGGGCGTGCTTAAGGTGCAGGAGCGGCAGAAGTCTGAACTTCTTGCGCACCTCCGCAAGCGGGTGCGGCGTGCCGGTCGCGGCACGGGCGCGCCCGATCTGTACGATCCCGAGCCGGACATCAAAGACAACGTGGGCGGCCTGCGCGATTTTCACGTGGCGACCTGGATCATCCGGCTTGATCGGGGCGCCCTCACGCTGGATGATCTGGAGAAGCTGGGTGAATTGATGCCGGAAGACAACCTCCATTTCCAGGAGGGGCTCGATTTCATCTGGCGCATCCGGAACGAGCTGCACTTCCACAGTGGCAAGGCCGACAACAAACTCAACTTTGACCTCCAGAAGCATGTGGCCAAGGCCTTTGGCTACGGCGAGTCCCGCCAGGCGATCGACCGATTCATGCAGGACTACTACACCGCCGCGCGCTCTCTGCGCCAGCTTCTTCAGATCGTCGTGGGCATAACCGTTGTCGCCCCCCCCGAAAGCGGCAAGGCATCCTCCGAGCGGGGCCACCTGGATGTGGTGGGCGACGAACTGGTCATGCGCGGAAAAGATCATCGGTGGTTTGCGGAGAATCCTCCCCGGCTGATGGAGGCGATCTGGGAGTGCGGGCGCCATCGCGTGCCTCTGGCCCACGCCACCCGCGAGATGGTCAAGAAGAACCTCCACCTTGTCGGCGACGCCTTTCGCGAGAGCGACCTCGTGCGCCGATTCTTTGTCGCGCTCTGCAGCCGCCCGATTCAGGCGGGCATGGCGCTTCGGCAGGCCTCGGAGACGGGGCTGCTTGGGGCTTACATCCCCGAGTTTAAGGATGTGGACGGCGTCATTCGCTATGAGGATTTCCACAGCTACCCCGTGGACGAGCACACCCTGCGGGCGGTCGAGGCCCTCGCGGCGATTCCGGAGATGACCGGCCCCGTGGGGCGGCTGCTCCAGGTTACCCTTGAGCATATGCGCGAGCCCCATGTCCTCGTGCTTGCCGTGTTGTTTCACGATCTGGGCAAGGCGGGTGGCGAGGAGCACGTGGAGGAAGGCGCGCGGATCGCGCGGAGCATTTGCGCGCGCATGGGGCTGTCCGAGGAGGACACGGAGCGCATTGTATTTCTCGTGGAGCATCACATGGTCATGAACCACATTGCCATGTACCGCGACATAGACGACCTGGATATCATCAGCAGCTTCGCCCAGACCATGCGCACCGCGGACCGGATGCGCGCACTTTTTGTGCTTTCCTACGCGGACTTGAGCGCCGTCGGCCCGAACGTCTGGACCGAATGGAAGGGGGCGCTGCTGGCCAAGCTGTATTTGAAGACCGAGCAGATTCTGCTGGGCCGGGCCCAGGTCGGGGACGACTACTGGACCATGCCCAAGGCGCGGGCGGTGGAGGCCGGTGCGCCGGAGGCCATGAAGGGCGCGGTCACCTCCCACCTGCGGCAACTCGGGGAGCGCTATTTCATCGCCTTTTCTCCAGAGCAAATTGTCGAGCACATGTTGTGCATCGAAGAGGCCCGAAGCGCCGGCCTGGCCGTGCGCTGGTTCACCCATGAGGAAACGGGCACCAGCGAAGTGGTCGTCTGCACGCAGAATTGCCACGGACTCTTCGCCAATATCGCGGGATGTTTTGCGTCCCAATTGATCGACGTGCAGCGTGCCCTGGTATTTACCGGGCCCGATGGCTACGTTGTGGACAGTTTCACCGTGATCGACGCTACGAACCGGCGTCCCCTTACGGAGCGGCAGATCCAGGCTTTTCGGGAGGTGCTCAAGTCGGTCCTGCTGGATGGCGTTTCCGTCCAGGACTTTGTCGCAAAGTCGCGCAACCGCCTTTTTGCGCTGCACCAGTCCCGGGTGCCGGTGAAGACCCGGATCCGTTTCGACAACGCCGCCTCGCGCAGCGATACCGTGGTCGATATTGAAACCGGCGACCGAACCGGCTTACTCTACGACATCGCCCGTGTGTTCGCCGCGAACGGAGTGGACTTCGTCTCTTCCCACGTGGTGACGGACGCCCGGCAAGTGCGGGACTCGTTTTACGTGCGGCTGGGCGAGGCAAAAATAGAAGATTCCGCGGTGCAGGCGGTCGTCCGTTCCGAACTGGAAGCGGTCATCCGGCCCCTGGCCGTATCCGATGTTTGA
- a CDS encoding trypsin-like peptidase domain-containing protein — protein MFRLARPLSWVVVIAIALMPAGARSPILREIEDSFVRLHEEVRPCVVSIEVQGAVVEAGNQGLDELHQFFGLPVPEQDEGQPEETPRATGSGFIYDSEGHIVTNNHVIADAAKIEVLLSSGKRYEAKVVGTDPDTDLAVIKIETDEVLTLARLGDSSALKVGQFAIAMGSPRGFEGSLSFGHISALGRNNLWGLQAQGIRFQNLIQTDAAINLGNSGGPLCNIDGEVIGINMAIIWGANSIGFAIPVNEVKNIVPDLIADGKVTRGFLGVHIDDAKGSVSEVLGLPDEFGAVVEEVQPDTPAFRDGIQVYDVIRKVNGEPILDAAELIRKISAIPPGDTVMIEIWRKEESIEIQTVLEEWKSAAESPQQEAPVLGMQLQEIGPEIRKQLNLPETEGGLLVTEVKAGSPAEEAGLAAGDRITEVAQMPVSSVEAFRRLAGERAGSGKSILVRYVRGDASPDITVIRVP, from the coding sequence ATGTTCCGATTGGCCCGGCCCCTCTCGTGGGTGGTGGTGATTGCCATTGCGCTCATGCCCGCCGGCGCGCGCAGCCCGATCCTGCGCGAGATTGAGGACAGCTTCGTGCGCTTGCATGAGGAGGTCCGGCCCTGTGTCGTCTCGATAGAGGTGCAGGGCGCGGTGGTGGAAGCGGGCAACCAGGGTCTGGATGAACTGCACCAGTTCTTTGGATTGCCGGTGCCCGAGCAGGACGAAGGCCAGCCGGAGGAGACGCCCCGCGCAACGGGAAGCGGCTTCATCTACGATTCGGAAGGGCATATCGTCACCAACAATCACGTCATAGCCGATGCCGCGAAGATCGAGGTGCTCCTGTCCAGCGGCAAGCGCTATGAAGCGAAAGTGGTGGGGACCGATCCCGACACGGATCTGGCGGTTATCAAGATTGAAACCGACGAAGTGCTGACGCTCGCGCGGCTGGGCGATTCCAGCGCGCTGAAGGTGGGACAATTTGCCATCGCCATGGGGAGTCCCCGCGGCTTCGAAGGCTCCCTCTCATTCGGCCACATCAGTGCGCTGGGCCGGAACAATCTCTGGGGGCTGCAAGCCCAGGGAATCCGCTTCCAGAACCTGATCCAGACCGATGCGGCGATCAATCTGGGCAACAGCGGCGGCCCGCTGTGCAATATCGACGGCGAAGTAATCGGCATCAACATGGCCATCATCTGGGGTGCAAACTCCATTGGATTCGCCATCCCCGTCAACGAGGTGAAGAATATCGTCCCCGATCTGATTGCGGACGGCAAAGTGACCCGTGGATTCCTGGGGGTGCACATCGACGACGCGAAGGGCAGTGTGTCCGAGGTGCTCGGACTACCCGACGAGTTCGGCGCGGTGGTGGAGGAGGTCCAACCGGACACACCCGCTTTTCGGGATGGTATCCAGGTGTATGACGTCATCCGCAAGGTGAATGGGGAGCCCATCCTGGACGCCGCGGAGCTGATCCGAAAGATTTCCGCGATTCCCCCGGGCGACACCGTGATGATCGAAATCTGGCGCAAGGAAGAGAGCATCGAGATACAGACCGTGCTCGAAGAATGGAAGAGCGCTGCGGAGTCGCCGCAACAGGAAGCTCCCGTGCTGGGCATGCAGCTCCAGGAAATTGGGCCGGAAATCCGAAAGCAGTTGAACCTGCCCGAGACCGAAGGGGGACTGCTGGTGACCGAGGTCAAAGCCGGCAGTCCGGCGGAAGAGGCAGGCCTCGCCGCGGGCGACCGGATAACGGAAGTTGCCCAGATGCCCGTTTCGTCCGTGGAAGCGTTCCGGCGCCTCGCCGGGGAGCGGGCGGGTTCGGGCAAGTCGATATTGGTACGTTACGTCCGGGGCGATGCCTCCCCGGATATCACCGTGATTCGGGTTCCCTGA